From Microbacterium pseudoresistens, the proteins below share one genomic window:
- a CDS encoding response regulator has protein sequence MALARLHGGPLDGQILPLDDADQDSLIVPYSETQIVYRRNGGPTRTGDDDGPTEILFAFVESEDDIAPDDGDDARR, from the coding sequence ATGGCACTCGCACGACTTCACGGCGGCCCGCTGGACGGGCAGATCCTCCCTCTCGACGACGCCGACCAGGACTCGCTGATCGTCCCCTACAGCGAGACCCAGATCGTCTACCGCCGCAATGGCGGGCCGACCCGCACGGGCGATGACGACGGCCCCACCGAGATCCTCTTCGCCTTCGTCGAATCGGAAGACGACATCGCTCCGGACGACGGCGACGACGCGCGTCGATGA
- a CDS encoding AAA family ATPase, producing MHVLSVSSLKGGVGKTTVTLGLASAAFARGIRTLVVDLDPQSDVSTGMDLQIAGRLNIADVLANPKEKTVRQAITSSGWTKVHPGTIDVLIGSPSAINFDGPHPSVRDVWKLEEALAAVEADYDLVLIDCAPSLNALTRTAWAASDRVMVVTEPGLFSVAAADRALRAIEEIRRGLSPRLQPLGIVVNRVRPQSIEHQFRIKELRDMFGPLVLTPQLPERTSLQQAQGAAKPLHVWPGESAQELAGDFDLLLDRIIRTGRVPVPEDARS from the coding sequence GTGCACGTACTCAGCGTCAGCTCTCTCAAGGGAGGCGTCGGCAAGACGACGGTGACCCTCGGCCTCGCCTCTGCGGCGTTCGCCCGAGGCATCCGTACCCTCGTCGTCGACCTCGACCCGCAGTCCGATGTATCCACGGGCATGGACCTCCAGATCGCCGGACGACTCAACATCGCCGACGTCCTGGCCAACCCCAAGGAGAAGACCGTCCGTCAGGCGATCACCTCCAGCGGGTGGACCAAGGTGCACCCCGGAACCATCGACGTGCTCATCGGCAGCCCGTCCGCCATCAACTTCGACGGCCCCCACCCCAGCGTCCGCGATGTGTGGAAGCTCGAGGAGGCGCTCGCCGCCGTCGAGGCCGACTACGACCTGGTGCTCATCGACTGCGCGCCGTCGCTGAACGCGCTCACCCGTACCGCGTGGGCCGCCAGCGACCGCGTCATGGTGGTCACCGAGCCCGGCCTGTTCTCCGTCGCCGCGGCCGACCGCGCCCTGCGCGCCATCGAAGAGATCCGCCGAGGGCTCTCCCCCCGGCTGCAGCCGCTGGGCATCGTCGTCAACCGCGTGCGCCCGCAGTCCATCGAGCACCAGTTCCGCATCAAGGAGCTGCGCGACATGTTCGGTCCGCTCGTGCTCACCCCGCAGCTTCCCGAGCGCACCTCGCTGCAGCAGGCGCAGGGCGCGGCCAAGCCGCTGCATGTGTGGCCCGGCGAATCGGCGCAGGAGCTCGCCGGCGACTTCGATCTGCTGCTGGACCGCATCATCCGCACGGGCCGCGTTCCCGTGCCGGAGGACGCCCGCAGCTGA
- a CDS encoding CYTH domain-containing protein — MTTPSRTVEVERKYDADADTPLPEWMGIPSIDAVSDGELRELDARYFDTADAALARAGVALRRRTGGPDEGWHIKGPREGDARVEFGWPLGEGDALPQPVAEVVSQWTTAPLEPLARIRNSRTAYLLTGPGGVVAEFVDDRVRATDLRAGTHREWREWEMELGPAAPADEAQRTAFFDAVARAVAAAGGRESSSGSKLARALGRD, encoded by the coding sequence ATGACGACGCCCAGCCGCACCGTCGAGGTCGAGCGCAAGTACGACGCCGACGCGGACACGCCGTTGCCGGAGTGGATGGGCATCCCCTCGATCGATGCGGTGAGTGACGGCGAGCTCCGCGAGCTCGACGCCCGGTACTTCGACACGGCAGATGCCGCTCTCGCCCGCGCCGGGGTGGCGCTGCGCCGCCGCACCGGCGGCCCCGACGAGGGCTGGCACATCAAGGGGCCGCGCGAGGGCGACGCCCGGGTGGAGTTCGGCTGGCCGCTCGGCGAGGGCGACGCTCTGCCGCAGCCCGTGGCCGAGGTCGTCTCGCAGTGGACGACGGCGCCGCTCGAGCCGCTCGCCCGCATCCGCAACAGCCGTACGGCCTACCTGCTCACCGGCCCCGGGGGCGTCGTGGCGGAGTTCGTCGACGACCGCGTGCGGGCCACCGACCTGCGGGCCGGGACCCACCGGGAATGGCGCGAGTGGGAGATGGAGCTCGGCCCCGCGGCACCCGCCGACGAGGCGCAGCGCACGGCGTTCTTCGACGCCGTCGCACGCGCGGTCGCCGCCGCCGGCGGGCGCGAGTCGTCCTCCGGCTCCAAGCTCGCACGGGCCTTGGGGCGTGACTGA
- a CDS encoding flavin reductase family protein, which yields MSAGEALVDEFKGAFRRHPAGVALIAATTTAGPVGLTLSSVASVSADPPVLVFSVTRATGSAGGILSAPSFVVHFLTTGQEELADAFARTGQPRFTPEQGWITLPTGEPFLSRARVALRARTRETTAVGGSVLVLADVLEVLEGTEGEPLVYHDRQYDRLGSAVSLDA from the coding sequence ATGTCTGCAGGCGAGGCGCTGGTCGATGAGTTCAAGGGCGCGTTCCGCCGTCATCCGGCGGGTGTGGCCCTGATCGCCGCGACGACGACGGCCGGCCCCGTCGGCCTGACGCTGTCCAGCGTCGCGTCCGTGAGCGCCGATCCGCCCGTGCTGGTCTTCTCGGTGACGCGCGCCACGGGAAGCGCCGGTGGCATCCTGTCGGCTCCGAGCTTCGTCGTGCACTTCCTCACCACCGGTCAGGAGGAGCTGGCCGATGCGTTCGCTCGTACCGGCCAGCCCCGGTTCACTCCCGAACAGGGGTGGATCACGTTGCCCACCGGTGAGCCGTTCCTCTCGCGCGCCCGCGTGGCCCTGCGCGCACGCACCCGCGAGACCACCGCCGTCGGCGGCTCCGTGCTCGTGCTCGCCGACGTGCTCGAGGTGCTCGAGGGCACCGAAGGCGAGCCGCTCGTCTACCACGATCGCCAGTACGACCGCCTCGGCTCCGCCGTCTCGCTCGACGCCTGA
- the lpdA gene encoding dihydrolipoyl dehydrogenase, producing MPHFDVVILGAGPGGYVAAVRSAQLGLSTAIIEEKYWGGVCLNVGCIPSKALLKNAELAHTLNHKADFFGISGEFSLDFGKAFDRSREVADGRVKGIHFLMKKNKVTEFDGRGTFTGPKAISVAKADGQVEEVTFDNVIIATGSTVRLLPGVELSENVVTFEEQILSRELPESIVIVGAGAIGMEFAYVLTNYGVKVTIIEFLDRALPNEDADVSKEITKQYKNYGVDILTSTKVEKVTDNGSSVTVTYTGKDGQQASIEAGKVLMSVGFAPNVEGYGLDKTGVKLTERGAIDIDDHMRTNVEGVYAIGDVTAKLQLAHVAEAQAVVAAETIGGAETQTLGDYRMMPRATFCSPQVASFGLTEQQAKETGREITVATFPFMANGKAHGLGEPVGFVKLIADSEHLELLGGHMIGPDVSELLPELTLAQKWDLTAHELARNVHTHPTLSEALQEAFHGLVGHMINF from the coding sequence ATGCCACACTTCGATGTCGTCATCCTCGGCGCGGGCCCTGGCGGCTATGTCGCCGCTGTCCGCAGCGCTCAGCTGGGCCTTTCCACCGCCATCATCGAGGAGAAGTACTGGGGAGGCGTGTGCCTGAACGTCGGGTGCATCCCCTCCAAAGCGCTCCTGAAGAACGCCGAGCTCGCGCACACGCTGAACCACAAGGCCGACTTCTTCGGCATCTCGGGCGAGTTCTCGCTCGACTTCGGCAAGGCCTTCGACCGTTCGCGCGAGGTCGCCGACGGCCGGGTCAAGGGCATCCACTTCCTGATGAAGAAGAACAAGGTCACCGAGTTCGACGGCCGCGGCACCTTCACCGGTCCGAAGGCGATCTCGGTGGCCAAGGCCGACGGCCAGGTCGAAGAGGTCACGTTCGACAACGTCATCATCGCCACGGGATCGACCGTGCGCCTGCTGCCCGGCGTCGAGCTCAGCGAGAACGTCGTCACCTTCGAGGAGCAGATCCTCTCCCGCGAGCTGCCCGAGTCGATCGTCATCGTCGGGGCCGGTGCCATCGGCATGGAGTTCGCCTACGTGCTGACGAACTACGGCGTGAAGGTCACGATCATCGAGTTCCTCGACCGCGCGCTCCCCAACGAGGACGCCGACGTGTCGAAGGAGATCACGAAGCAGTACAAGAACTACGGCGTCGACATCCTCACCTCCACCAAGGTCGAGAAGGTCACCGACAACGGCTCTTCCGTCACCGTCACCTACACCGGCAAGGACGGCCAGCAGGCCTCCATCGAGGCCGGGAAGGTGCTCATGTCGGTCGGCTTCGCGCCGAACGTCGAGGGCTACGGTCTGGACAAGACCGGCGTGAAGCTCACCGAGCGCGGTGCGATCGACATCGACGACCACATGCGCACGAACGTCGAGGGCGTCTACGCCATCGGCGATGTGACCGCCAAGCTGCAGCTGGCCCACGTGGCCGAGGCGCAGGCCGTCGTCGCCGCAGAGACCATCGGCGGCGCCGAGACGCAGACGCTGGGCGATTACCGGATGATGCCGCGCGCCACCTTCTGCTCGCCGCAGGTGGCCTCGTTCGGCCTCACCGAGCAGCAGGCCAAGGAGACCGGCCGCGAGATCACCGTGGCGACCTTCCCGTTCATGGCCAACGGCAAGGCCCACGGCCTGGGCGAGCCGGTCGGCTTCGTCAAGCTCATCGCCGACTCCGAGCATCTCGAGCTCCTCGGCGGCCACATGATCGGTCCGGACGTCTCCGAGCTTCTGCCCGAGCTGACCCTCGCACAGAAGTGGGACCTCACCGCGCACGAGCTGGCCCGCAACGTGCACACGCACCCGACGCTGTCGGAGGCGCTGCAGGAGGCCTTCCACGGTCTCGTGGGGCACATGATCAACTTCTGA
- a CDS encoding DNA polymerase Y family protein, which produces MSVAGPVPSRVLVLWFPDWPLRAALGMPPHPPTAVIQAGLVHACTASARERGVRRGQRRREAQGLAPALRLLPADPDGEERAFQHALRTIEAQAPGVQMLRPGLAVLRARGVSRYHGGEAEAAQALTDALTASGYPEVRIGVGDGPFTAEIAARRATTRHLVIPVGESATFLAPLAVAVLGDERVAAFLTRLGMRTLGDFARLPEQDVRDRLGERGARLHALARGADSRPLVSRPPTPELTEEVEFDEALAQSDQIAFAVRRTADALVVALDEAWLVCTEVRIDLTDDEGRIFSRSWLHPTCFEALDLVDRVRWQLESLTTQAGDDARMFRGISRVRLVPVAVDDAAHHQPALFGSGPDERLHHALSRVQTLLGHDGVVTGSVVGGRRLADRQQLTPWGERVVIERDPALPWPGHLPDPLPAEVFSPPYPVPVLDETGEPVRIDERGLLSAEPRIVEGVGVRAWAGPWPVHDRDHEAAPLDRVSRGARLQLVDEQEHAWLVLYNMQGGWYAEGRYH; this is translated from the coding sequence ATGAGCGTCGCGGGGCCCGTCCCCTCGCGCGTACTCGTGCTGTGGTTTCCCGACTGGCCGCTGCGCGCAGCGCTCGGTATGCCTCCGCATCCGCCGACGGCCGTCATACAGGCGGGCCTCGTGCACGCGTGCACGGCATCCGCGCGAGAACGAGGTGTGCGGCGCGGACAACGACGCCGTGAGGCGCAGGGCCTCGCCCCTGCTCTGCGCCTGCTGCCCGCCGATCCCGACGGAGAAGAGCGCGCGTTCCAGCACGCGCTGCGCACGATCGAGGCGCAGGCGCCCGGGGTCCAGATGCTGCGCCCGGGCCTGGCCGTTCTCCGCGCCCGCGGCGTGTCCCGCTATCACGGCGGCGAGGCCGAGGCGGCGCAGGCGCTGACCGACGCGCTGACCGCCAGCGGCTATCCCGAGGTGCGCATCGGCGTCGGCGACGGCCCGTTCACGGCCGAGATCGCCGCGCGCCGTGCCACGACGAGGCATCTCGTCATTCCCGTCGGCGAGTCCGCGACCTTCCTCGCCCCGCTCGCCGTGGCCGTTCTGGGCGATGAGCGGGTCGCGGCCTTTCTCACGCGTCTGGGCATGCGCACGCTCGGCGACTTCGCCCGCCTGCCCGAACAGGACGTCCGCGATCGCCTCGGCGAACGCGGGGCCCGGCTGCACGCGCTCGCCCGCGGCGCCGATTCCCGGCCCCTGGTCTCGCGCCCTCCCACCCCCGAGCTCACGGAGGAAGTCGAGTTCGACGAGGCTCTCGCGCAGTCCGATCAGATCGCCTTCGCCGTGCGCCGCACGGCAGACGCCCTGGTCGTCGCCCTGGATGAGGCCTGGCTCGTCTGCACCGAGGTGCGGATCGACCTCACCGATGACGAGGGGCGCATCTTCTCACGCTCCTGGCTGCATCCCACCTGTTTCGAAGCCCTCGATCTCGTCGATCGCGTGCGCTGGCAGCTGGAATCCCTCACGACGCAGGCAGGCGATGATGCCAGGATGTTCCGCGGCATCTCCCGGGTGCGCCTCGTCCCTGTAGCGGTCGACGATGCCGCGCATCATCAGCCCGCGCTCTTCGGATCGGGGCCCGACGAGCGGCTGCACCATGCGCTCTCCCGCGTGCAGACGCTGCTCGGCCACGACGGCGTCGTCACCGGCAGTGTCGTCGGCGGGCGCCGTCTCGCCGATCGTCAGCAGCTGACCCCGTGGGGTGAGCGCGTGGTCATCGAGCGCGATCCCGCACTGCCCTGGCCCGGCCATCTTCCCGATCCTCTCCCTGCCGAGGTCTTCTCCCCGCCTTATCCGGTGCCGGTCCTCGACGAGACGGGAGAACCCGTCCGCATCGATGAGCGCGGCTTGCTCTCCGCCGAGCCCCGCATCGTGGAGGGGGTCGGCGTGCGTGCCTGGGCCGGACCATGGCCGGTGCACGACCGGGATCACGAGGCCGCTCCCCTCGACCGTGTGTCCCGCGGCGCACGCCTCCAGCTGGTCGACGAGCAGGAGCACGCCTGGCTCGTGCTGTACAACATGCAGGGCGGCTGGTACGCAGAGGGGAGGTATCACTGA
- a CDS encoding MerR family transcriptional regulator, producing MSVERRDDPSFGDDLLFTDGLPAMDDEVGYRGAVAARAAGISYRQLDYWARTELVVPTVRGASGSGSQRLYGFRDILVLRLVKSLLDTGISLQQIRTAVEQLRAAGIRNLSGTTLMSDGASVYLCTSNDEVIDLVSRGQGVFGIAVGKVLREVESTLVEFDPAVPDAVDELASRRARRSA from the coding sequence ATGAGCGTCGAGCGCCGTGACGATCCGTCATTCGGAGATGATCTCCTCTTCACCGACGGCCTGCCCGCCATGGATGACGAGGTCGGCTACCGCGGCGCGGTGGCGGCCCGGGCAGCGGGAATCTCCTACCGGCAGCTGGACTACTGGGCCCGCACCGAACTCGTCGTCCCGACTGTGCGCGGGGCCAGCGGCTCCGGCTCGCAGCGCCTGTACGGCTTCCGCGACATCCTCGTGCTGCGGCTCGTGAAGAGCCTGCTCGACACCGGCATCTCGCTGCAGCAGATCCGTACCGCGGTTGAGCAGCTGCGCGCCGCCGGCATCCGCAATCTCTCCGGCACGACGCTGATGAGCGACGGCGCCTCGGTGTACCTGTGCACATCGAACGACGAGGTCATCGACCTGGTCAGCCGCGGGCAGGGCGTGTTCGGGATCGCCGTGGGCAAGGTGCTTCGCGAGGTCGAGTCGACGCTGGTCGAGTTCGATCCTGCCGTCCCCGACGCGGTCGACGAACTGGCCTCGCGCCGCGCGCGCCGCTCGGCCTGA
- a CDS encoding MerR family transcriptional regulator — protein MASHASRERSAPTGLLSIGQVLARLTPEFPKLTASKLRYLEGEGIVTPARTESGYRKFSAGDLERLRLALTLQRDRYLPLDVIREHLAALDAAGSSADAELPASIVTRARRYRRDELLAAAGASTQLLNDAVSGGMIAPSDTHPESTVALLRALVALDRYGIEPRHLRPLRQSAERDVALVQSALSTLLRRTDSSSRGKAGEIAPELAARLDEVRTILVKDALAHLLS, from the coding sequence ATGGCGTCGCATGCATCCCGTGAGCGCTCGGCGCCCACGGGTCTGCTGAGTATCGGTCAGGTACTGGCACGGCTGACGCCGGAGTTCCCCAAGCTCACGGCCAGCAAGCTCCGCTACCTGGAGGGCGAGGGCATCGTCACCCCCGCGCGCACCGAGTCCGGCTACCGCAAGTTCTCCGCGGGCGACCTGGAACGGCTGCGTCTCGCGCTCACGCTGCAGCGCGATCGCTATCTTCCGCTCGACGTGATCCGCGAACACCTCGCGGCCCTCGATGCCGCCGGATCGTCGGCCGACGCCGAGTTGCCGGCGTCGATCGTGACCCGCGCCCGTCGCTATCGGCGCGACGAACTGCTCGCGGCGGCGGGAGCGTCGACCCAGCTGCTCAACGACGCCGTGTCGGGAGGGATGATCGCCCCGAGCGACACCCATCCCGAGAGCACGGTGGCCCTGCTGCGTGCCCTGGTCGCCCTGGACCGGTATGGGATCGAGCCGCGGCACCTGCGCCCGCTGCGGCAGAGCGCCGAGCGCGACGTCGCTCTCGTGCAGTCGGCGTTGTCGACCTTGCTGCGGCGCACCGATTCGTCCTCGCGGGGCAAGGCGGGCGAGATCGCCCCGGAGCTGGCGGCGCGGCTCGACGAGGTGCGCACGATCCTCGTCAAGGACGCGCTGGCGCACCTGCTGTCGTAA
- a CDS encoding prepilin peptidase, translating to MPSYDPHALAVALAHGALLVVGARLIAVDIAEHRLPDRIVLPALGATLLLVLGDAVCTGETAAMGRGLAGMIGLCAFYALLRGVSRGGMGGGDVKLAAVIGLVLAWHGWSALVIGAAAAFALGALSALALLLARRADGATMIAFGPWMILGAVLGIGLG from the coding sequence ATGCCGTCCTACGACCCGCACGCGCTCGCCGTGGCGCTCGCGCACGGCGCACTGCTCGTCGTCGGAGCGCGGCTCATCGCCGTCGACATCGCCGAGCACCGACTGCCCGATCGGATCGTGCTCCCGGCCCTCGGCGCGACGCTGCTCCTCGTCCTCGGAGACGCGGTGTGCACGGGCGAGACGGCGGCGATGGGCAGGGGCCTGGCGGGAATGATCGGGCTCTGCGCGTTCTACGCGCTGCTGCGCGGGGTCAGCAGGGGAGGAATGGGCGGCGGCGACGTCAAGCTCGCCGCCGTGATCGGCCTGGTGCTCGCCTGGCACGGGTGGTCGGCGCTCGTCATAGGGGCGGCGGCCGCCTTCGCGCTCGGCGCGCTGAGCGCGCTCGCGCTCCTGCTCGCACGCCGCGCCGACGGCGCGACGATGATCGCCTTCGGGCCGTGGATGATCCTGGGCGCCGTCCTCGGCATCGGGCTGGGATAA
- a CDS encoding FHA domain-containing protein — MDAPHDTTQTFGHDSDLSFVPFGVELSEVEQAAIAALPSGSALLLVRSGALAGARYLLDTEVTTTGRHPEADIFFDDVTVSRRHAEIIRTGTAFEIVDQRSLNGTYVNGERVDRGALGNGDELRIGKFRLNFFASPVDVAAAKH; from the coding sequence ATGGATGCGCCGCACGACACCACGCAGACGTTCGGGCACGACTCCGATCTGTCTTTCGTACCCTTCGGCGTCGAGCTGAGCGAGGTCGAGCAGGCCGCGATCGCGGCGCTGCCGTCGGGCTCGGCTCTGCTGCTCGTCCGCTCCGGGGCGCTTGCGGGGGCTCGTTACCTGCTCGACACCGAGGTGACGACGACCGGCCGTCATCCCGAGGCCGACATCTTCTTCGACGACGTCACCGTCTCGCGCCGCCATGCCGAGATCATCCGCACCGGCACCGCGTTCGAGATCGTCGATCAGCGCTCGCTCAACGGCACCTACGTCAACGGGGAGCGCGTGGATCGCGGGGCCCTGGGCAATGGTGACGAACTGCGCATCGGCAAGTTCCGCCTCAACTTCTTCGCTTCTCCCGTTGACGTCGCGGCGGCGAAGCACTGA
- a CDS encoding error-prone DNA polymerase codes for MGWHNPPMTWSEMERTLSGRPALRDALAAEAPVRSPKRRPPALSGIERPANAVPYAELHAHSSFSFLDGASSPADLVAEAERLGLTALALTDHDGFYGAARFAEAAEQTDVQTVFGAELSLDLPAPQGGVPDPLGEHLLVLARGEEGYHRLSAAITRAQLRGRQKGRPVYGWEDLANTAGGHWTILTGCRKGGVRQGLAREGVEGAERSLRTLVDLFGTDHVAVELIDHGDPQDTRRNDALAELASSHGLPVVATSNVHYAAPDGARLADAVAAVRATRSIRELEGWLPAGGSAHLRSGEEMTVRFARYPGAIAHGLRIAEECAFPLRRAKPALPTMTVPEGRTPMSHLRTLVWTAAQEKYPDLDSRGRERIGRELDVIEEKDFPGYFLIVHGIVAEARDRSILCQGRGSAAASAVCYLLGITAVDPIFYDLPFERFLATTRAEEPDIDVDFDAHRREEMIQWVYDEYGRECAAQVATVIQYRPKNAVRDMARALGYSPGQQDAWSKQVERWGLELAPVDDHDIPATVVDYAAGLLAAPRHLGIHSGGMVLTQRPVGEVVPVEYARMKNRTVIQWDKDDAAWMGLVKFDLLGLGMLSALQHCLDIVGASTGERWTLDTIPKEEPAVYDMLCRADTIGVFQVESRAQMGLLPRLQPRTFYDLAIQIALIRPGPIQGGAVHPFVRRKLGDETVTYPHPLLKPVLERTMGIPVFQEQLIQMATVLGDCTADEADTLRRAMGSKRGLERIDSIRNSLYAGMRRHGLVDEAADRIYAQIQAFSDFGFAESHSLSFALLVYASSWIKLHYPAAFLAGLLRSQPMGFYSPATLTADARRHGVEVRRPDLHASAATTGVEPHDADEGTEPGAVPASSTRRRAPTGRDACLGTQPAVSKKFDAEQPDESSAHRRDGAFAVRLGLAEVAGIGAAVAERIVDEREAGGRYRDLNDLVRRTDLTAAQLESLATAGAFECLGLSRREALWQAGAAAEDRARHLPGTQVAVQPPLFPDQSGYEILTADLASTGVSTDDHPLAHFRAMLDERGVLGSDRLRTHEPGRRIEVAGLVTHRQRPSTAGGVTFLNLEDEHGLVNVVCSQGVWMRYRRVARESPALIVRGILERSREGVTNVLADAFEDLRVGVSHRSRDFQ; via the coding sequence ATGGGCTGGCACAACCCGCCGATGACGTGGAGCGAGATGGAGCGCACGCTGAGCGGGCGCCCGGCGCTGCGCGACGCTCTCGCCGCGGAGGCTCCCGTGCGCTCTCCAAAGCGTCGACCGCCGGCTCTCTCCGGCATCGAGCGCCCGGCGAATGCGGTGCCCTATGCCGAGCTGCACGCGCATTCCTCGTTCTCCTTCCTCGATGGCGCCTCCTCCCCCGCCGACCTCGTCGCGGAGGCGGAACGGCTGGGCCTGACAGCGCTGGCGCTCACCGATCACGACGGCTTCTACGGCGCCGCCCGGTTCGCCGAGGCCGCCGAGCAGACCGATGTGCAGACGGTGTTCGGCGCCGAGCTCTCGCTCGATCTGCCCGCGCCGCAGGGAGGAGTCCCCGACCCTCTCGGCGAGCACCTCCTCGTCCTCGCCCGGGGCGAGGAGGGTTATCACCGGCTGTCCGCCGCGATCACGCGGGCGCAGCTGCGCGGCCGGCAGAAGGGACGCCCCGTCTACGGGTGGGAGGATCTCGCGAACACCGCCGGGGGGCACTGGACGATCCTCACCGGATGTCGCAAGGGCGGGGTCCGGCAGGGTCTCGCCCGCGAGGGCGTCGAGGGAGCCGAGCGATCGCTGCGCACCCTCGTCGATCTCTTCGGCACGGATCATGTGGCCGTGGAGCTCATCGATCACGGAGATCCCCAGGACACCCGACGAAACGACGCGCTGGCCGAGCTGGCCTCGTCGCACGGCCTGCCCGTCGTCGCGACGAGCAACGTGCACTACGCCGCACCCGACGGTGCGAGGCTGGCCGATGCGGTGGCCGCCGTGCGCGCTACACGGAGCATCCGCGAGCTGGAGGGATGGCTGCCCGCAGGAGGATCCGCGCATCTGCGCTCGGGAGAGGAGATGACCGTCCGTTTCGCCCGCTATCCGGGGGCCATCGCCCACGGGCTCCGGATCGCCGAGGAGTGCGCCTTCCCCCTGCGGCGCGCGAAGCCGGCGCTCCCCACCATGACCGTGCCCGAGGGACGCACGCCCATGAGCCACCTGCGCACCCTGGTGTGGACGGCCGCGCAGGAGAAGTATCCCGACCTCGACTCTCGGGGGCGGGAGCGGATCGGCCGCGAGCTCGACGTCATCGAGGAGAAGGACTTTCCCGGATACTTCCTCATCGTGCACGGGATCGTCGCCGAAGCTCGTGATCGCAGCATCCTCTGCCAGGGCCGAGGATCGGCCGCCGCGAGCGCGGTGTGCTATCTGCTGGGGATCACGGCGGTGGATCCGATCTTCTACGACCTCCCCTTCGAGCGCTTCCTCGCGACCACCCGCGCGGAGGAGCCCGACATCGACGTCGATTTCGACGCACACCGCCGGGAGGAGATGATCCAGTGGGTCTACGACGAGTACGGGCGCGAATGCGCAGCGCAGGTGGCCACTGTCATCCAGTACCGGCCGAAGAACGCCGTGCGCGACATGGCTCGCGCCCTGGGCTACTCCCCCGGCCAGCAGGATGCCTGGTCGAAGCAGGTGGAGCGCTGGGGTCTCGAGCTCGCCCCCGTCGACGACCACGACATCCCCGCCACCGTGGTGGACTACGCCGCCGGGCTGCTCGCCGCCCCTCGGCATCTGGGCATCCACTCCGGTGGCATGGTGCTCACCCAGCGCCCCGTGGGCGAGGTGGTTCCCGTGGAGTATGCGCGGATGAAGAATCGCACCGTCATCCAGTGGGACAAAGACGACGCCGCCTGGATGGGGCTGGTCAAGTTCGACCTGCTGGGACTGGGGATGCTGTCCGCCCTGCAGCACTGCCTCGACATCGTGGGCGCTTCCACCGGCGAGCGCTGGACGCTGGACACCATCCCGAAAGAGGAGCCGGCCGTGTATGACATGCTGTGCCGCGCCGATACGATCGGAGTCTTCCAGGTGGAGTCCCGGGCGCAGATGGGGCTGCTGCCGCGCCTGCAGCCGCGCACCTTCTACGATCTGGCGATCCAGATCGCCCTCATCCGGCCCGGGCCCATCCAGGGCGGCGCCGTGCACCCGTTCGTGCGGCGCAAGCTCGGCGACGAGACGGTGACCTACCCGCACCCGTTGCTGAAGCCGGTGCTGGAGCGCACCATGGGCATCCCCGTCTTCCAGGAGCAGCTGATCCAGATGGCCACGGTGCTCGGCGACTGCACGGCCGACGAGGCCGACACTCTGCGACGGGCGATGGGATCCAAACGCGGGCTGGAGCGCATCGACAGCATCCGCAACAGTCTGTATGCGGGCATGCGCCGACATGGGCTCGTCGACGAGGCGGCGGATCGGATCTACGCGCAGATCCAGGCGTTCTCGGACTTCGGCTTCGCCGAGTCGCACTCGCTCTCCTTCGCGCTCCTCGTCTATGCCAGTTCGTGGATCAAGCTGCACTACCCCGCGGCGTTCCTGGCCGGACTGCTGCGCTCGCAGCCGATGGGCTTCTACTCCCCCGCGACGCTGACCGCCGATGCGCGTCGGCACGGCGTCGAGGTGCGCCGGCCCGATCTGCACGCATCGGCCGCGACGACGGGCGTCGAGCCGCACGATGCCGACGAGGGCACAGAACCGGGCGCGGTGCCTGCGTCATCGACCAGGCGGCGCGCTCCCACCGGACGAGATGCCTGTCTCGGGACGCAACCTGCCGTCTCGAAGAAGTTCGATGCCGAACAGCCCGATGAATCCTCCGCACACCGACGAGACGGCGCCTTCGCCGTGCGGCTGGGGCTCGCCGAGGTCGCCGGGATCGGTGCGGCCGTCGCCGAGCGCATCGTCGACGAACGCGAGGCGGGCGGGCGGTACCGGGATCTGAACGATCTCGTGCGTCGCACCGATCTCACCGCCGCCCAGCTGGAGTCCCTGGCCACGGCCGGCGCATTCGAATGCCTGGGGCTGTCCCGCCGGGAGGCGCTCTGGCAGGCCGGTGCCGCTGCCGAGGATCGTGCACGCCATCTGCCGGGAACGCAGGTGGCCGTGCAACCCCCGCTCTTTCCCGATCAGAGCGGTTACGAGATCCTCACCGCCGACCTCGCCTCCACGGGCGTGTCCACCGACGATCATCCGTTGGCGCATTTCCGCGCGATGCTCGATGAGCGCGGCGTGCTGGGCTCCGACCGCCTGCGCACGCACGAGCCTGGGCGGCGTATCGAGGTCGCCGGTCTCGTCACCCATCGTCAGCGTCCTTCGACGGCCGGGGGCGTGACCTTCCTCAATCTCGAAGACGAGCACGGCCTCGTCAACGTGGTGTGCTCGCAGGGCGTGTGGATGCGGTATCGCCGTGTCGCACGGGAATCTCCCGCGCTCATCGTGCGCGGGATCCTGGAGCGCAGTCGCGAGGGCGTGACCAACGTGCTCGCCGACGCCTTCGAAGATCTGCGGGTCGGCGTCTCGCACCGATCCCGCGACTTCCAGTGA